Proteins encoded within one genomic window of Trichomycterus rosablanca isolate fTriRos1 chromosome 7, fTriRos1.hap1, whole genome shotgun sequence:
- the pptc7a gene encoding protein phosphatase PTC7 homolog — MLSVLSYGRFLARAVIGGLSQTDSRDYSLVSASFGYGKDFRKGILKKGMCYGDDACFIARHRSADVLGVADGVGGWRDYGVDPSLFSGTLMRTCERLVKEGRFVPSNPVGILTTSYYELLQNKAPLLGSSTACIVMLDRQSHRLHTANLGDSGFLVVRGGEVVHRSDEQQHYFNTPFQLSIAPPEAEGSVLNDSPEAADSSSFDVQLGDIILTATDGLFDNMPDYMILQELKKLKNANYESIQQTAKSIAEQAHVLAYDPNYMSPFAQFACDNGLNVRGGKPDDITVLLSIVAEYTD, encoded by the exons ATGTTGTCCGTGCTCTCATACGGAAGGTTTCTGGCCCGGGCTGTCATCGGCGGCCTTTCCCAAACAGACAGCCGCGATTACAGCCTGGTATCCGCTAGCTTTGGATATGGGAAGGATTTTAGAAAGGGGATTTTAAAGAAAGGCATGTGTTACGGCGATGATGCCTGTTTTATTGCCCGACACAGATCCGCCGATGTTTTGG GTGTGGCCGATGGAGTGGGTGGCTGGCGGGACTATGGTGTCGATCCCTCTTTGTTTTCTGGAACCCTCATGAGGACGTGCGAAAGGCTGGTCAAGGAAGGCCGCTTTGTGCCAAGCAATCCAGTAGGAATCCTAACCACCAGCTACTATGAGCTCCTCCAGAATAAAGCACCTCTGTTAG gAAGCAGCACAGCGTGTATAGTGATGCTGGACAGACAAAGCCATCGACTCCACACGGCTAACTTGGGCGATTCAGGTTTTCTGGTTGTTCGGGGAGGAGAAGTGGTGCACAGATCTGATGAGCAGCAGCACTATTTCAACACCCCTTTCCAGCTTTCGATTGCTCCACCAGAGGCGGAGGGCTCAGTTCTTAATGACAG CCCTGAAGCTGCCGACAGCTCATCATTTGATGTCCAGCTAGGAGACATCATCCTCACAGCCACAGATGGACTCTTTGACAACATGCCAGACTACATGATTCTACAAGAACTAAAAAAACTCAAG AACGCCAATTACGAGAGCATCCAGCAGACAGCCAAGAGTATTGCGGAGCAAGCCCATGTTTTAGCATACGACCCCAATTACATGTCACCGTTTGCACAGTTTGCTTGTGATAATGGATTAAACGTAAGAG